From Cannabis sativa cultivar Pink pepper isolate KNU-18-1 chromosome 8, ASM2916894v1, whole genome shotgun sequence, a single genomic window includes:
- the LOC133030277 gene encoding small ribosomal subunit protein uS7cz/uS7cy, with amino-acid sequence MSCRGTAEEKTAKFDPIYRNRLVNMLVNRILKHRKKKSLAYQIIYRAMKKIQQKTETNPLSVLRQAIRGVTPDIAVKTRRVGGSTHKVPIEIGSTQGKALAIRWLLGASRKRPGRNMVFKLSFELVDAAKGSGDAIRKKEETHRMAETNRAFAHFR; translated from the coding sequence ATGTCATGTCGAGGTACTGCAGAAgaaaaaactgcaaaattcgaTCCAATTTATCGTAATCGATTAGTTAACATGTTGGTTAACCGTATTCTGaaacacagaaaaaaaaaatcattagctTATCAAATTATCTATCGAGCCATGAAAAAGATTCAACAAAAGACAGAAACAAATCCACTATCTGTTTTACGTCAAGCAATACGTGGAGTAACTCCCGATATAGCAGTAAAAACAAGACGTGTAGGCGGATCGACTCATAAGGTTCCCATTGAAATAGGATCGACACAAGGAAAAGCACTTGCCATTCGTTGGTTATTAGGGGCATCCCGAAAACGTCCGGGTCGAAATATGGTTTTCAAATTAAGTTTCGAATTAGTGGATGCTGCCAAAGGGAGTGGCGATGCCATACGCAAAAAGGAAGAGACTCATAGAATGGCAGAGACAAATAGAGCTTTTGCACATTTTCGATAA
- the LOC115700868 gene encoding uncharacterized protein LOC115700868, which translates to MATTRLLRVSSNPQLNFLGSGSSSSGVRCSVPSGDYEHQKKKVKNNNGDEMKKNSQMGTTNTHRHLLQAAKPSLATAGAVAGSGSLILITSEPKERIDGAIFDLVSSLSSKANNALLILFRERFKRRSLKQNIQMFMERGIINCRFFALFAVAGSLLGSILCFVEGCFLVLQSYFQYFHNLSHKADQGHAMHSLIEATDMFIVGMAMLMFGFGLYTMFVGSKSVKEKGPWLAGSNLFGLFYMKSLPSWVEMQSVSQAKSKLGHAVMMLLQVGVLEKFQSIPLVTGLDLACFAATVFISSACIFLLSKLSVTKLQD; encoded by the exons ATGGCAACCACTAGATTATTGCGCGTCTCCAGTAACCCACAATTGAATTTTCTCGGATCTGGTTCTTCTTCGTCTGGGGTCAGGTGTTCGGTGCCGAGTGGAGACTATGAGCATCAGAAGAAGAAGGTTAAGAATAATAACGGGGATGAGATGAAGAAGAATTCGCAAATGGGGACTACTAATACTCATCGTCATCTTCTTCAAGCTGCGAAGCCATCCTTGGCTACCGCCGGCGCGGTAGCTGGTTCGGGGAGCTTGATTTTGATTACGTCTGAGCCCAAGGAGAGGATCGATGGAGCGATTTTCGATTTGGTTTCATCTCTTTCGAGCAAAGCGAACAATGCTCTATTGATTCTGTTCAGAGAACGCTTCAAACGAAGAtctttaaaacaaaatattcaGATGTTCATGGAAAGG GGCATAATTAACTGTCGATTCTTTGCGTTATTTGCTGTCGCCGGATCCTTGCTTGGTTCAATATTGTGTTTTGTTGAG GGATGCTTTCTCGTTCTACAGTCATATTTCCAGTATTTTCATAACTTGTCACACAAGGCTGACCAAGGACATGCGATGCACTCACTAATTGAAGCCACTG ATATGTTCATAGTAGGAATGGCCATGCTTATGTTCGGATTTGGGCTATATACTATGTTTGTTGGCTCAAAGTCTGTGAAAGAAAAAGGGCCATGGCTTGCTGGCTCTAACTTGTTTGGTCTATTCTATATGAAG AGTCTTCCAAGTTGGGTTGAAATGCAATCGGTTTCACAggcaaaatcaaaattaggacATGCTGTGATGATGCTACTCCAAGTAGGAGTGTTGGAGAAATTTCAGAGTATTCCTTTGGTTACTGGACTCGATCTTGCTTGTTTTGCTGCAACTGTTTTTATTTCCTCTGCTTGTATTTTCCTTCTCTCCAAACTCTCTGTTACAAAACTCCAAGATTAG
- the LOC133030276 gene encoding NAD(P)H-quinone oxidoreductase subunit 2 A, chloroplastic-like, which produces MAIMEFLLFVLTATLGGMFLCGANDLITIFVAPECFSLCSYLLSGYTKKDVRSNEATMKYLLMGGASSSILVHGFSWLYGSSGGEIELQEIVNGLINTQMYNSPGISIALIFITVGIGFKLSPAPSHQWTPDVYEGSPTPVVAFLSVTSKVAASASATRIFDIPFYFSSNKWHLLC; this is translated from the exons ATGGCTATAATGGAGTTTCTGTTATTCGTATTAACAGCTACTCTAGGAGGAATGTTTTTATGCGGTGCTAACGATTTAATAACTATCTTTGTAGCTCCAGAATGTTTCAGTTTATGCTCCTACCTATTATCTGGATATACCAAGAAAGATGTACGGTCTAATGAGGCTACTATGAAATATTTACTCATGGGTGGGGCAAGCTCTTCTATTCTGGTTCATGGTTTCTCTTGGCTATATGGTTCATCCGGGGGAGAGATTGAGCTTCAAGAAATAGTGAATGGTCTTATCAATACACAAATGTATAACTCCCCAGGAATTTCAATTGCGCTTATATTCATCACTGTAGGAATCGGGTTCAAGCTTTCCCCAGCCCCTTCTCATCAATGGACTCCTGACGTATACGAAGGA TCTCCCACTCCAGTTGTTGCTTTTCTTTCTGTTACTTCGAAAGTAGCTGCTTCAGCTTCAGCCACTCGAATTTTCGATATTCCTTTTTATTTCTCATCAAACAAATGGCATCTTCTTTGTTAA